The following nucleotide sequence is from Apium graveolens cultivar Ventura chromosome 4, ASM990537v1, whole genome shotgun sequence.
actatgatattccttacaggtataaatagaatgccataaactaccacattcaaaacaaggattttgtagtttaaacctaacaaactgacttttaactcctgatctaggaggtaaagagtttatatctttatttttcctgcaaaaagaagcaagatggttagagtttccacaattatagcatttctttctaggagcattaggaacatgcatataattattacttttattcacaccttcctttccattcttatttttcctagcttcctttaccttgttcacatttttaatctctttcatcttatacttaagctgcttctttgtcattaagccaatgtttaccaaagctggtttatcctgttttaatttgtcagaagttgacttttctttgacttctgttttagagtctttcatctcttcagaatcagacacaacagtttttgcaacaaatttaacaggatttacctttggcttttcagtctgtttgatagcaattggcttaattggcaaattccctttctcacttttaccatctttataacctaacccctctttccagtttccactacttaaaaTATTATGAGTTATtcttcctgagttagtccaagtccttatgatttctctttctttttctaattcagtttttagataatcattctgtttaagcaattcattcttaacatacacaacattatctctctttgtctgaatagtgttcatcttgactaactcttcttcaagatagctatttctgtttttgtactttatattttcatattttaatctttcattctctaaagtctgatctctatagctaatataaatatttttcagaaataatctcaactcagtaatatcttctgtatcaaaagcaagagttgatagaggtacctttagttcagcagcattagaactgctatcagcattttccattaaggcatagttcacctcttcttcagattctgaagtgtctgcccagttttccttctttgtgataagtgtctggcctttatcaccttttcctttcttgcaatcaggagagatgtggcctctttcaccataattataacatctgatatttgagttgtctcctatgtcagactttcctcctttgccttcagtctttctgaaccatttcttgtcagaacttccacctttcctggaaaacttcttaccctttctgaatttcttgtaggctatctttgtgatacccttcaccataagagcacacagttgcatcatctctgcatcaacatccacttcagataaattttcaggttctgaatcatcatcatcagaatctgatgactctgaatcagactgtatgatgagagcctttccttttgccttcctagagacaattggcttttcttcagtctttaaagcaactgtcttagacttccctccatgcctcttttttctttgctccatctcaagttcatgagtcttgagcatcccatagatttcatcaagagacatatcagcaagttcatagttgtctcttattgtagtaactttcaaatcccacttttcaggaagagctagtaggaatttcaaatttgaatcttctggatcatattccttatccactagtgacagatcattcaacagctttgtgaatctgtcatatgtatcagttagtgactcatcatattttgagtcaaagtgctcatactcctgtgtgagtattgtcttcctgttcttttttatggcattggttccttgacatctcacttccaatgcattccagatttcttttgcagtcttgcatccaatcaccctgtttgacatgatattgtCAACTGCACTATGAAgaaagtgtcttacttttgcatccttgcctagtgaaaagatgtcttcagtggtgagttctctcttttctttggctcattcccaactgcaacagaaagctttgtgggcttgtgtggatcatcataaattctgtctaaatattctggatctgtagcttccagaaacatggccatcttcacactccatacagggtactcagacaccctgagcataggaactctgatggtttcatatctactggtgttttgaatgggttgaacctttgcaggttcttgagggtcttgtggttttgattgatcagacatgattgattgtttgtttggatcttaattgtttgtaagcttaacagattgcctctgataccacttgttaggcctcaatgatactatagaagggggttgaatatggtatctacaatcaatttgattataaacacaagtatgtaacagaatacaagtttattcaatatatcaaactttgttacagtaggtttaatctactctctcagtgatgtatgatatcactaagagctgctagggttacaatgaataatattctcatgaatgataacacatatagtgtaaaccctaatctgtgtttatatactacacagttacaagatatctcctaattgatatgatatgttctgtttcctaaaatacattaatcaaagattatctactgtagtcctttaaatgtacaactctccaagtatatcttcttttgtttaatccagatcctctcctgtaaatcagccgcttttcatccctgaagtgtatccgcacttaagttctgatgtaagtcctgatggcttaagttctgataacttcttgtcttcagtaagttctgatttccagttaagttctgatagtaagttctgaaactaaacaaatcagattagacatgacatcacaaatatatctaacagatgaAGTGAAGCTATTGATGCCCACAACAGACtcccagaaagattagtgttcaggtacaagggtggaacAGAATTcacttggcctcttcataggattctcaatgaaggctactctGTCTTGGTGAAAGTATTTTCTGCAATCAATAAAATCTTTGGATTCACCATGATTGCTAAAAAGGAGATACTCAACAAAATTGAACAAATAAAACACAGATGGGGAGACCCAAGTGCACTACCAAGAGTCTTAACCATTCCTTGCACTAGGAACagagtgcacttgaggccatACTGATtaatggagttcaaagatgaaaagaacaccagaagatttttcagactagatgttaggaatatgttgtaggcttgatgataatttaccaaaataccTTGGTAAATTTAAGTAAGTGAACttgtagctctcaacggataatcttacttGTCATTcattgagagagtagcttataactaaataagttttgtagcacattcaTGTATAATGTAATATCTTGAAGcattagaagttgtaggatattctaagtcatgttgactacaagaatgatatgtaaaataggttggctaattgtatatattagatgccttgtaattttgcataagtgaaattgagtcaactgctatgggaatactttcaacggatgtttctacaaggctttgacggatgacccaagtcacattcGATGGATGATCCAATAGtgtctcgacggatgattcaatagagtttcgacggatgatccaacagagtctcGATGGATGacaaattcaaataggagttgatagtgacttgacagtcacattggttgattgtatacaaaaggaatgtggcataATCTATTAAGAATTTCTGAGTTCTCTCTTTGTAAATTCACTTGTAAGCAGGTGTGAGCATTCTTGAATCACagagatcttctacatttatatatataaatatatatatctggtgaAAAAAATAACCCaccggaaagtttttaaacatccttgtttatttactttgtgtttgaatgCCTAAATATTTCTTATTCGCACTTAGCATATTCATACacagttatatttatatttacaagaagttttaaaatattgaaaagaaaccaataattatattcaaccccccttttgtaattcttgttagattgtttgggaataacactaAAAGACCAGCTAAAGATTTCAAGCATTGAAACTCTCAAGAAAATACAGGAGATGCTGGATCAAtataatgaagatgaatctgagttctacagacaactccaacaccaTATTGAAGAGAACAATAAAAAACTGCGAAAGAAGACTAGACATTCAAGGAGAAAAGAttaatttgctcagactagaggagcaccttgaacaaaGCTTGTAAGTCTTGTGTAAACTTTCTTTTGTCAACTTCCAATAAAATTGCAACACTTATAATTTTATTTGCTATTGAATGATCTTTTTGTAaagggtattttgttatcatcaagtccctctaaatttatgcctacaattctagtagacataaattgggggagatttttaggaatatgttgtaggcttgatgataatttactaaaataccttagtagatttaattaagtgaatttgtagctctcaacggataatcttacttGTCATCtattgagagagtagcttataattaaataagtttttgtagcacatccatgtatactgtaatgtcttgaaggattagaagttgtaggatattctaagtcatgttgactacacgaatgatatgtaaaataggttggctaattgtatatattaaatgccttgtaattttgtataagtgaaattgagtcaactgttatgaaaatactttcaacggatgtttccacaaggcttcaacggataacctaaaaaacattcgacggatgatccaatagagtctcgACGAATGATTCAACaaagtttcgacggatgatccaacagagtctcgacggatgactaattcaaataggagttgatagtgacttgacagtcacattgGTTGATTGTATACGAAACGAAAGTGGCATCCTGTAATCAGGATTATAAAGATCaaaaagcatttccatttccatgctaacttgaagaaatacaaagatgctggatggagaaatgaagaagcatgtgattagacttggataattttgttttattagtttgtaTCTTTCACATCtaacttggtgatataaaaaCCAAGAGTAGCACATAAAAAAATATCGATTGAAAGAATAAGAAATAGATCAGACataatctgttaagaatttcttagtTCTCTGTTTATAaattcacttgtaagcagctgtgtgcattcttgcatcacagagatcttctatatttatatatatctctggtggaaacaacaatccaccagaaagtttttaaatatccttgtttatttactttgtgtttgaatacttgaacATTTCTTATCCACACTTAGCATATTCATACacagttatatttatatttgcaagaagttttaaaagattgaaaagaaaccaagaattacattcaacccccttctgtaattctacttgttagattgtttgggaataacagaTGGTCAAGGAGAGTGAGCTGGAattttaggttaacctcctcagcttcatagtatttttcatgaaactgcaagtcatttatcaacttgttAAACCTTTTAAAAACCTCAGTAATGCCTTCTTTAGATTTGTCCATAAGCCCACGTATTGTGAGACTAGattccttctttgatttgaccttaCTTCTTCAGTACCTTCACACGATATCTATATTATTTTCCCGATCTGCTTGGCTGACTCGCggttgataatgttgttgtacatgacattatcaagagactcaatAAGAATGAGTTGCAAGCTATTGTCAAGTGAAACTTTCTCCTTCTCTGGTTCAGTATATATGGATGGATCTTTAGGAGCAAAGTGAACAGGAATGATCATATCACCATCAGTTGCTTCAGGTAcccttaccataggaatgaagggtccatgcTTGATAATTTCAAGATATAGTGAATGAGCCATCCTGATAAAtaacatcatcttcttcttctatAAGATGTAGTTCACTTTGTCAAAGATAGGGATCTTGTTACTGCTAAGtttttgtgcactcatacttccaagatctaatttgtttactttcagattttgttgtgataccacttgttaggtatgaagtaCAACATAagaggggtgaatgtgttttctttgttttcttgattaTTTGAAAGTATTTTTGGCTTTTGGAACTTAACAGCTAGAATCAATCTTGCAGTGATAAAGACTGAATGTAAAGatacaaataatttttcaaaaattcacttgatttatattaaataaaatttgtttgttctacaaatttgtgttcttgaaaataagaactcaactacttctcttgagagaatacaagattttctagatctttTTCGTTACACTAAACAAAGGACCCGTGAtatgttttatagatcaacataCACAATTTACATAACTTGCACTAAAATTGCACTAAAATAGATTGTTTCTATTTCTAGGGTAGCATATTTGTTTAGAATCTACtaggtctgtgaccctcctttgtccagttcatcttggcctttgatcttgtattCTTTCAACTATATTTGTAGTCCTTCCAATTCAGTGATAGAaatgtttgttgactgataatcttagatcttcaagttgtctgtattctgaattttgaGGTTGTTGTCGAGATCTATTTTATTGTGTAGAGAtttcacatatcgataagtaaaatgacttatcgatatctctacttctctataagtattatgacttgtcgaggtctccagttctctacaagtagattaACTTGCCGATATCTTCAGTTCCCTTCATTGACTTttcacttgtcgatatctctagttctctataagtagactttgaattatcgatatctctagttctctacaagtagattttgacttctcgatatacaTCTCTATACttcttgatctgtgacttgttgatatctaACTTAACATTTTTTCAAAAACAacattattcaaatccaagcttctacacttctcCCTAAGACATGATTAAGATTGATATTCTTCCAGTTTTTATTTAGCTTGATGACTGTTCATACAAAAATCCTTCAGTCTAATATTTTTACCATTTTTACGGACTCAAGAATACAATTACATGATACAATAAGATTATCATATAATTGATTCTTAGGCTTGTTGTaatgacttagtcttattatgtacttaattccaaaataataaaaacaatctAGATTTTGTTGTATTCTCTCAAAAAAACAGCTAAGTTCTTTGATATTCAAGAACAGCGCAACCTATTTGATTttgaataaaaatcaagtgagtTTTAATAATTGCTCTTTGTCTATTACAGTTAGTTAATTATCACTACAACATATTTTAACTGTTAATTTCAAGTATATCTTAAACACTTAAACttaatttcacttaatttcttaaaaacactcaaaaagttttgaagaaaaaaattaaaaaatacacGTTCACCCTCTGTGTATGTGCGTTCCATATCTAACATAAGTTTACTCGAAATCTTGTAAATTGGGCTTAATTGTGAAAGacccattttttaaaaaatatttgtccATGTATTTTACAATTATACAGTCATCATATTTTAGTACTTACAGTTTACTTTCActattttacaaataaaatattttttaatacttGTGTTATCTAGTTTTTGCTACTTTAACCTAAATTatgacataaacttcttcttaaATATAGTTATTGTAACAGGTTTAAACCTACATTACAAATCGATACACttttaatcaaattatttaaattaatctCTAGAGTTTACCTTTTCTAAAATAGGACCACTTGTAGGTTAGAAAGAGGACTGTACCATTTGAAAAAATATAAAACGATATCCCTAAAATTAAATCATAACTAAGTCATTATCTTTATTATATAATATGCATAAGAGCATCTTATCGGAATTTTTGTAGGTATGCTTCATATACTATCAATTTAATATGTACCGTTAGATCTTTGAACATATTTATCATAACCGTTGAATCCAAAATAAAGGAATATTCCATTACCGTAAGTATTCTAAATTGAATAGATTTTTTTACCCTTTTTATGATTTAAACAAAAAGAAGCAAATAACctaaactgaataaataatacTGTAAAATTCGTAATTATTGTTTTCTTCAAATTATGGATAATATTTTTTGgacaaaatttttaaatcatcagtgaattaaaaattatttcgtGAGTTTCGCGTGGGCTGTAAAATCGTTAAAATCTAATTGATAGAACTCAAGATAGAGCCAGAATAAAATTAAAAGATACTCGaaatttttttttgtttgtttgaaCTTTAATTTGATTATTTAACTGTTCCaaattaataaatatttgttaaataaataaaaatattcgTGTATTGCATGCCAAAACATAAAAAAATTTATAGTCAGTACCATATTTAGATTTATATAGTACCCGGGTTAATATAATATACGATATTATTTTTGTATATGTGTTATTTATGATAATTTTTGCAAAACTTAAATAGAGATAAATCATTTGTCGATGTAACCGCATTGAAATGACATTGaaataagacaaaataatatacattattcATTTTAATTAGAAAAAAATAGTACTATTGGTCGAGATTAAAATAAATTTACAATCAAATTAAGTATAATCAGTTGAATTTAGTTGGTGTAATGGATTTCtggttaaaacaaaataataattactaTTGATTCGACTAAAAAATGATATTATTGAATTGGTACATTGTCGATCAGAATAATATCATCggattaaaacaaaattatatttattattcaTCCAggataaaaatttataaaattaacccaggtaaaataaaattaaaatcaaatttgatCAGTTAAAACAAATAATATTTATTAGTCATCTGAGCTAAGTAAAAGTATAAACTTTTTCGGCTtgaaacaaaattaaaatcaaaataaatataattatttgaatTTATCAGTATAATGGGTCtcgaaattaaaatatttaaaataaaactaattGTGATTCGTATATTATTGAACGGGGATAAAACTTATcgtttaaatttaaaaaaaatcatgaataagaatgataatatatattttaattagtaatattttttattcaaatttaaatatctctaaataaaaaataatatatatcttTGTTATATACTATGCAGGAGAGAGAACTTATCCAAATTTTGGTAATTATGTACTATCAATTTAATATGGACTGTTTGATTTTTTTTGGcaaatatatgtttatatatataattattatcaaattatattatattaataaatttaaGTAAACAAATTTCACATCTTAAAAATTACAAttcaatttatatttaaaaaattatataatataaaaaaattccATACATCACACATGAGGAACTGTTCCTCTAGTATCAAATCTCATTCCTTAAGGATTTGACACATGGGTTTCAGATTCTGAAAATAGTAGACCAAATACTCCCTCCGTCACATTCATTTTTATACAGTTTCCTTTTCGAGATATCTCATTCAATTTTATACATTTCAAAATAtaccaaaaatagtaaaaaaaattataatataaaattaactACACCCACTTACCTCCACTACTTTCTTGCACTACACTAATTTTatacattaaatattaattgactCCATCACTTTACCCACTTTTCTTACTTTTTCTCCCAACATTCCACGTTTTCTTAACCTCTATGCCCAAATCAAACATTAAGTTCTcaatgggacggagggagtaccaTTTATGGGTTTAAAAGAACGAAGCTCGTACTTCATACAAGTTGCAACAGACTATCCCACAAGCTGAAATAGACTAGCCCTTGATACAGATACACAAAAAGCCCACCGAGCCGGGTTTTGACCGGGCCTTAAAAAACCCGGACTTTAACCGGGCCAGCTTTTCGGGCTTTGATTTTGACCAGGCCGGACTTTTCGAAAATGTcagagcccgtttgggccctcgaggcgggcctaacGGGGCATTTTTCGGACCGGATCGGATCGGGCCGagtttttttcaaatttaaatcgGATAGAATATTATTAGAGATTACGAAGAatacatatgttagcaactagataATCGTAAAAATTtattagtttacatggaatattttatgaaaacattacttcattgaaaacatttaagttcggcaaaaaataaacatgtttatagaataatacgttttatcattgttatgataacaatgatatccaaatatatatagtttacttattatatcttcattcattatttatgcaacaaattatataaataatattattaaatgtgaatttataaatatataagaaaatatattagaaataATCAGAATATAACCGGGTtttttcgggcttttaatcgGGTCGGGCCAGGTttttaaccgggccgggccgggctgggctttgcctaaaaatatagggtcCGTCGAGGCCCGAAACCCGGGTCGGGACCGGACCGTGCTTTAACCGGGCCGGGCTTGACCGGGTTTTGATCAGATCCGGTCGGACCAGATTTTCGGACCCGGGTTTTTTGTGCATTTCTGGATACATACCATAATGCAATAAATTATCTCGGTACAAGTTGAAGCAAACTATCTCACAATCTGAAACAGACTATCCCTTGATATTCTAACTAGCAGCATACCCATATTGCGGTAAATTATTGTGCTATGTAAAAAGATGGAGCCGTATACATTCAAACCAAAAACCCTAGTGTAGATGTACATCGTTAAATTACCACACTCCAGTATGTTGAAACAATTGTTTGCCTAGTCCGGCACACTTTAAATGTAGAGGAAATAGACAAAAGTTTCAAACAGCTGTGCTTGATACACATAACAGAAAATATAACTAATTCACTTGgcaaaaaaaatttgaaaatataactAATTCATCCAAAAGGTGATTCAGAAGTTCCAACATTTATTTTCATCATAACCAGGTAAATATGTTTACTAACATGTGGTCTATCGTGCAACTAATTATAAGAATTCCCAGTACCTATCTCATCTTGAGAAGCAATAGCTTCATCTTGGGAGGACTTATATCCTGACTTCTCTTCCCCAAACTTTGGAACAACTTCTGACACCTCGGATCCTGTTGAAATGCTTTCATTTTCCTCATCATTGAGCTACACTGTCCTGCTATCTTCAGGATCTTTCGTAGTTTTGGTGTGATCTTCTGATGGAGTTTGTAACGAGGATGTTGGAGGTGTAACAGGAACACCCATTCCTTTAGACAGACAAACATATTTAAAGACTAGTTGCTTGTAGTTATTTAGCAATTCCTCTACGTCACTTATTGTTAGATCACCAGACTTGGCATACAAGTTTGGGAAATCCATGAAGACCTGTGTTGCGTTTCCATCCTTCATAAGCATGTTTGCTCCGTGATTTTCCAGATCTGAGATTGACGGAACTTTATCCAAAGCATATGGATCTTTTGGATGGGATCTCTCATTCTTCGATTTAGTTTCTAATGTTTGAGGTGGGACCTGCGTCTGCGTGCCCAGATGCTTAGTATCCTGATGTTGTCCAACGCTCTGATCACTTTGACTAGGCATATTATCCGAGTCTGAAGAACCAAAGAGAAGTGCTTGAGCAAATTCCATGTTTTTTTCAAATTCAGTATCTTCCATTGAGAGGGATTTCGCATCGATGTTCATAATGAATGACTCAGCAGAAACCATTTTCGTGAAAAAATAGGCTGCTTCTGATACCAAACGGGATTGACTCCTGTAACGTTGGATATACAACAAATTCGAGTGTAGTTGAGGAGGATTTGCCTGCATCCTGACCATCAGTATCAACTTACCTTCTTGGTAAATGGAAAGGCTTTTATAGTACATATCAATAACACAGATATAAAGAAATCGACGCAAGAAGAATCAAGTGATTGCATATAGAGTTTAGAGGGTAAAGGTACAAAATAAGACTTGCTGATTGACTGCTGACAATAAAGAAGTCTGATATGGATGTGGATTAGCAAGTATTGCTTCCTTTACTCAGGGAAATTGTGTGCTGAGTCAAATTTTTCTACCGAGAATCAGGAGATCTCCTCAGTGATATCCTACACACTGCACCTAATATCTTGATCTCTGTTTATAATTTCATTTATCAAGCACCAATATAAGTAGACCTTTGAAGATAGATATATGTTGTTTCCAAATGAATAACAACCAAATTTATTCGTACAGACCTACTATATCATACAGAGTTAGATAGTTCACCTTCATTGTAATATAAATAAGAACAGGAAGAAATTCGTCAGCTCCGGGAGGATTTTCATTCGAAGCAATGGAAGCATTGAGCAGCAGGTTATTGATAACTTTGCAACAGTTAAGGATGCAGACAAGTTTGTCTCTTGGTGCCTTGTACATGTTAATTACAGAGATTTGACTAACAAAAACATATGTATTGTATGATTACACACTAATCTACATTTAAGCACATATACAAAAACTACAATGATTAGTTGCTGCTAATATGAGAATCTGAAATAGACAGGAATCAAATATAATTACTGTGAAAGAAACTGGCAGAGTCTCTTTCATTTTTATTAATAATTGAACACACTGATACACCAACTTTCCCTTTGACGGGACTTATACAGCTAGGAAAAGAACCCTTTTGTAAATGGTGAAGTTTGTATCTGAAACCAAGTAACTCATACTAACTACTCATTGAATGTGCACATATTTTGTTCCTTAAAGGAGGCCATTGCTTTTCATTGAGCTTGAAGCTGTTAGAATTCATTATCTTTTCATACACTTATTATGGATGGTTCATTTGTAATGTCACCAACTGTCACACAACATAAAGGGTTTTAAAGGGGGGCAACTATGTAGTCGACTCGACTCGCCAACCTAACAACCATGATG
It contains:
- the LOC141720356 gene encoding vacuolar protein sorting-associated protein 9A-like isoform X1 codes for the protein MDDGGGIRSSTTPLTWHDFLERMRHPSASDFVKSIKSFIVSLFNNAPHPERDSAAVQDFLSKMEAAFRAHSLWAACFEEELDSAGKGPEKYVMTKLFTRVYASLPEEVNEDNQLHHKVALIQQFIRPENLDIQPIYQNETAWLAPRDKLVCILNCCKVINNLLLNASIASNENPPGADEFLPVLIYITMKANPPQLHSNLLYIQRYRSQSRLVSEAAYFFTKMVSAESFIMNIDAKSLSMEDTEFEKNMEFAQALLFGSSDSDNMPSQSDQSVGQHQDTKHLGTQTQVPPQTLETKSKNERSHPKDPYALDKVPSISDLENHGANMLMKDGNATQVFMDFPNLYAKSGDLTISDVEELLNNYKQLVFKYVCLSKGMGVPVTPPTSSLQTPSEDHTKTTKDPEDSRTV
- the LOC141720356 gene encoding vacuolar protein sorting-associated protein 9A-like isoform X2; translated protein: MLPIQRGTVPLYRIFLAKWKLLLGLIPFGRLVLRKSWIVLGPEKYVMTKLFTRVYASLPEEVNEDNQLHHKVALIQQFIRPENLDIQPIYQNETAWLAPRDKLVCILNCCKVINNLLLNASIASNENPPGADEFLPVLIYITMKANPPQLHSNLLYIQRYRSQSRLVSEAAYFFTKMVSAESFIMNIDAKSLSMEDTEFEKNMEFAQALLFGSSDSDNMPSQSDQSVGQHQDTKHLGTQTQVPPQTLETKSKNERSHPKDPYALDKVPSISDLENHGANMLMKDGNATQVFMDFPNLYAKSGDLTISDVEELLNNYKQLVFKYVCLSKGMGVPVTPPTSSLQTPSEDHTKTTKDPEDSRTV
- the LOC141720356 gene encoding vacuolar protein sorting-associated protein 9A-like isoform X3, producing the protein MDDGGGIRSSTTPLTWHDFLERMRHPSASDFVKSIKSFIVSLFNNAPHPERDSAAVQDFLSKMEAAFRAHSLWAACFEEELDSAGKGPEKYVMTKLFTRVYASLPEEVNEDNQLHHKVALIQQFIRPENLDIQPIYQNETAWLANPPQLHSNLLYIQRYRSQSRLVSEAAYFFTKMVSAESFIMNIDAKSLSMEDTEFEKNMEFAQALLFGSSDSDNMPSQSDQSVGQHQDTKHLGTQTQVPPQTLETKSKNERSHPKDPYALDKVPSISDLENHGANMLMKDGNATQVFMDFPNLYAKSGDLTISDVEELLNNYKQLVFKYVCLSKGMGVPVTPPTSSLQTPSEDHTKTTKDPEDSRTV